The following coding sequences are from one Streptomyces angustmyceticus window:
- a CDS encoding acyl-CoA dehydrogenase family protein gives MSAPAQDRIDRLEAAFGPLDDPGNPCGQDALLAADSAGRAPAAAEAVLDSFAFDAEFVPERHGGRLARMDVLGRVLRPVFRRDASLGFGYGLNCFFAAVPVWTGGTDEQCALAARLLLGGRRIAVARHEVAHGNAFVREEFAAEPVAEGYRLHGSKSVIANAARSAGLVVFARTGETRGRTHSVLLLDRDRLPAGRVRNLGRRATNGMRSTDFSGLSITDCTVPHEALVGSLGDGYELSLRSSLVIRGLIPSIVLSGADTALRTVAQFATRRRADGRSSLDVRHVRDVLTGAFLDLLLGDCLAAVATRALHLLPRQMSAYAAAAAYQAPKLLAESMDEMSAVLGKATFAEAGAYAMFQKQLRDLPVTSLGHAGSAGRQVSLLPQLPYFARNAWFADPEAPAALFRVHDGLPPLDLSQPALLGDGDPLAATLVACTDRLEGAADASRDGGTLRFLARAFTSELADLRKAFTDIAPDDRKALASPHAFGLADRYSLVLTAAACLGVWHEQRAGTDAFLADPAWATAALYRLGRRLGLPLPDRPAADEERVLAEVLARLHGRRSYDLYGSALA, from the coding sequence GTGAGCGCCCCGGCACAGGACCGCATCGACCGGCTGGAGGCCGCCTTCGGTCCCCTGGACGACCCCGGCAACCCGTGCGGCCAGGACGCCCTGCTCGCCGCGGACTCCGCGGGCCGGGCACCGGCGGCGGCCGAAGCGGTGCTGGACTCCTTCGCCTTCGACGCCGAGTTCGTGCCCGAGCGCCACGGCGGGCGGCTGGCGCGGATGGACGTCCTGGGCCGGGTGCTGCGCCCGGTCTTCCGCCGCGACGCCTCCCTGGGCTTCGGCTACGGACTCAACTGCTTCTTCGCGGCCGTCCCGGTGTGGACCGGGGGCACGGACGAGCAGTGCGCGCTGGCCGCCCGGCTGCTGCTCGGCGGCCGCCGGATCGCGGTCGCCCGGCACGAGGTCGCCCACGGCAACGCCTTCGTCCGCGAGGAGTTCGCCGCCGAGCCGGTCGCGGAGGGCTACCGGCTGCACGGCAGCAAGTCCGTCATCGCCAACGCCGCCCGCTCCGCGGGACTGGTGGTGTTCGCCCGCACCGGCGAGACCAGGGGCCGCACCCACTCGGTGCTGCTGCTCGACCGCGACCGGCTGCCCGCGGGGCGGGTGCGCAACCTGGGCCGCCGCGCCACCAACGGCATGCGCAGCACCGACTTCAGCGGACTGAGCATCACCGACTGCACCGTCCCGCACGAGGCACTGGTCGGCTCCCTCGGCGACGGCTACGAACTGAGCCTGCGCTCCTCCCTCGTCATCCGGGGCCTGATCCCGTCCATCGTGCTCTCCGGCGCCGACACCGCGCTGCGCACCGTCGCCCAGTTCGCCACCCGGCGCCGCGCCGACGGCCGCTCCTCGCTCGACGTACGGCACGTACGGGACGTGCTGACCGGCGCGTTCCTCGACCTGCTGCTCGGCGACTGCCTGGCCGCCGTCGCCACCCGGGCGCTGCACCTGCTGCCCCGCCAGATGAGCGCCTACGCCGCCGCTGCCGCCTACCAGGCCCCCAAGCTGCTGGCCGAGTCCATGGACGAGATGTCGGCGGTGCTGGGCAAGGCGACCTTCGCCGAGGCGGGCGCGTACGCGATGTTCCAAAAGCAGCTGCGGGACCTGCCGGTCACCTCGCTCGGGCACGCCGGCAGCGCCGGCCGGCAGGTCAGCCTGCTGCCGCAGCTGCCGTACTTCGCCCGCAACGCCTGGTTCGCCGACCCCGAGGCCCCGGCCGCGCTGTTCCGCGTCCACGACGGACTGCCGCCGCTGGACCTCTCGCAGCCGGCGCTGCTGGGCGACGGCGATCCGCTCGCCGCGACCCTGGTGGCCTGCACCGACCGGCTGGAGGGCGCCGCGGACGCGTCCCGGGACGGCGGCACCCTGCGGTTCCTCGCCCGCGCCTTCACCAGCGAACTCGCCGACCTGCGCAAGGCGTTCACCGACATCGCCCCCGACGACCGCAAGGCGCTCGCCAGCCCGCACGCCTTCGGCCTGGCCGACCGCTACTCCCTGGTGCTGACCGCGGCCGCCTGCCTGGGCGTGTGGCACGAACAGCGCGCCGGCACCGACGCCTTCCTCGCCGACCCGGCCTGGGCGACCGCCGCGCTCTACCGCCTCGGCCGCCGCCTGGGCCTGCCGCTGCCCGACCGCCCGGCCGCCGACGAGGAACGCGTCCTGGCCGAGGTGCTGGCCAGGCTCCACGGCCGCCGCAGCTACGACCTGTACGGATCCGCGCTGGCCTGA
- a CDS encoding antibiotic biosynthesis monooxygenase family protein — MPGRDLNGPVTVINRFRVKGDTGKFEREFHEHSQFLRRQRGFDFLVTVRLVEQPQRYVHLGHWRSLRDFLDVVHDDTFLDRVRRLGALVETEADQAVSVGRTLHDDAAVGDADVVLLHARVRGSGDEFERRFRELTHRWARLDGFGGSDLLRSTLSPTTYVGLSWWRDGDACVSALADPRAGDRLRDVSEIADVTTERTVHMAYQRVIG; from the coding sequence ATGCCCGGACGTGACCTCAACGGGCCCGTCACCGTCATCAACCGGTTCCGCGTCAAGGGCGACACCGGAAAGTTCGAGCGGGAGTTCCACGAGCACTCCCAGTTCCTGCGCCGCCAGCGGGGTTTCGACTTCCTGGTGACCGTCCGGCTCGTCGAACAGCCGCAGCGGTATGTGCACCTGGGGCACTGGCGCAGCCTGCGGGACTTTCTGGACGTGGTCCACGACGACACCTTCCTCGACCGGGTGCGCCGCCTCGGGGCGCTGGTGGAGACCGAGGCCGACCAGGCCGTCAGCGTGGGGCGGACGCTCCACGACGACGCCGCCGTCGGCGACGCGGACGTCGTCCTCCTCCACGCCAGGGTCCGCGGCTCCGGCGACGAGTTCGAGCGCCGCTTCAGGGAGCTGACCCACCGCTGGGCCCGGCTCGACGGCTTCGGCGGCAGCGACCTGCTGCGCTCCACCCTCAGTCCCACGACCTATGTCGGGCTGTCGTGGTGGCGCGACGGCGACGCCTGCGTCTCCGCGCTGGCGGACCCGCGGGCCGGCGACCGGCTCAGGGACGTCTCCGAGATCGCCGACGTCACCACCGAACGGACCGTGCACATGGCCTACCAGCGCGTCATCGGCTGA
- a CDS encoding 4'-phosphopantetheinyl transferase family protein encodes MAPASPHAGPPPSRPRAVAGPQGPWHTVHDDLSATGVVLVYGLLAQWLPHIQDVARVRPVLGRDWHRYQTLTHPRAKERFLASRLLLRHAAAVAIETAPDLVDLAYQPGGRPFVRGCDQIDISLSHTEEVMVVGITSRGRVGVDVELAARRMAGTGSEAQGCTPFERQRLDAADGRDRNDTLVRLWTLKEAYSKALGQGLRFRFTEFGFALDGTRARLVGPDGRDAGADDWLFATFAVEDKYVVSAAVQDAGFGDGTDLSVQTALDAGLLDALLDTAG; translated from the coding sequence ATGGCACCGGCGTCCCCCCATGCCGGGCCCCCGCCGAGCCGCCCCCGGGCCGTTGCCGGACCGCAGGGACCGTGGCACACCGTCCATGACGACCTGTCCGCCACCGGTGTGGTCCTCGTCTACGGGCTGCTGGCGCAGTGGCTGCCGCACATCCAGGACGTGGCGCGGGTGCGGCCGGTCCTCGGCCGTGACTGGCACCGCTACCAGACTCTGACCCACCCCCGGGCCAAGGAGCGGTTCCTGGCCTCGCGGCTGCTGCTGCGGCACGCCGCCGCGGTGGCCATCGAGACCGCGCCGGACCTGGTGGACCTGGCCTACCAGCCCGGCGGCCGGCCCTTCGTGCGCGGCTGCGACCAGATCGACATCAGCCTCAGCCACACCGAGGAGGTGATGGTGGTGGGCATCACCAGCCGCGGGCGGGTGGGCGTCGACGTGGAGCTGGCGGCACGCCGGATGGCCGGCACCGGCTCCGAGGCACAGGGCTGCACCCCCTTCGAGCGGCAGCGGCTGGACGCGGCCGACGGCCGGGACCGCAACGACACGCTGGTGCGGCTGTGGACGCTGAAGGAGGCGTACAGCAAGGCGCTGGGGCAGGGACTGCGGTTCCGCTTCACCGAGTTCGGCTTCGCCCTGGACGGCACCCGGGCCCGGCTGGTCGGGCCCGACGGGCGGGACGCGGGGGCCGACGACTGGCTCTTCGCCACCTTCGCCGTCGAGGACAAGTACGTCGTCAGCGCCGCCGTGCAGGACGCGGGGTTCGGCGACGGCACCGATCTGTCCGTCCAGACGGCCCTGGACGCCGGACTGCTGGACGCCCTGCTGGACACCGCCGGCTGA
- a CDS encoding response regulator transcription factor, which produces MLAVKILLAEDVHMIRGALIALLELEPDLRVIASVDRGDKIVEAALASRPDVAVVDIDLPGIDGLTAAAELHQRLPDCRTLILTSLGRPGTLRRALASQVTGFLLKDAPPDQLAQAVRSVAAGRRVIDPQLALAAWDSPENPLSPRELEVLRLAARGADAAEIAGCLFLSQGTVRNYLTAIVAKLNARNRIDAVRIAEEAGWIP; this is translated from the coding sequence ATGCTCGCCGTCAAGATCCTGCTCGCCGAGGACGTGCACATGATCCGCGGTGCGCTCATCGCCCTTCTGGAACTGGAACCGGACCTGCGGGTGATCGCTTCCGTCGACCGCGGCGACAAGATCGTGGAGGCCGCGCTCGCCAGCCGGCCCGATGTCGCCGTCGTCGACATCGACCTGCCGGGCATCGACGGGCTGACCGCCGCCGCGGAGCTGCACCAGCGCCTCCCGGACTGCCGCACGCTGATCCTCACCAGCCTCGGCCGCCCCGGGACCCTGCGCCGCGCGCTGGCCTCGCAGGTGACGGGTTTCCTCCTCAAGGACGCACCGCCCGACCAGCTCGCCCAGGCGGTACGGAGCGTGGCGGCGGGGCGGCGGGTGATCGACCCCCAACTGGCCCTGGCCGCCTGGGACTCCCCCGAGAACCCGCTCTCGCCGCGCGAGCTGGAGGTGCTGCGGCTGGCCGCGCGCGGCGCGGACGCCGCGGAGATCGCGGGCTGTCTGTTCCTGTCGCAGGGGACCGTCCGCAACTACCTCACGGCGATCGTCGCCAAGCTCAACGCGCGCAACCGGATCGATGCGGTCCGGATCGCCGAGGAGGCCGGCTGGATACCGTGA
- a CDS encoding aromatase/cyclase: MAPTVTTTGTTHVTEHTVTVAAPPGTVYDLVADVTAWPQVFGPTVHVEVLEEARGEQLLHLWAFANGEVRDWTSRRTLDPAAHTITFRQVVSAAPVASMGGTWRIMPDDDGGCRVMLLHDYRAVGDDPAAVALIEQAVDRNSRAELAALKNAAELAGRRGETTFTFSDSVEIDGAAADVFAFLDRADRWPERLPHVARLRLTEDEPGLQHLDMDTRSPDGSTHNTTSVRICFADRAEIVYKQLRVPVAMAGHTGRWEITPHGTGVTATSWHTVTLDPEGVRQTLGPGATLEEARTLVRRALGTNSSTTLRHAKQFAEEAHART; the protein is encoded by the coding sequence GTGGCGCCGACCGTCACCACCACCGGCACAACCCATGTCACCGAGCACACCGTCACGGTCGCCGCCCCGCCCGGCACCGTCTACGACCTGGTCGCCGACGTCACCGCCTGGCCGCAGGTCTTCGGGCCGACCGTGCACGTCGAGGTGCTGGAGGAGGCCCGCGGCGAACAGCTCCTGCACCTCTGGGCGTTCGCCAACGGCGAGGTGCGCGACTGGACCTCCCGCCGCACCCTCGACCCCGCCGCCCACACCATCACCTTCCGCCAGGTGGTCTCCGCCGCGCCGGTGGCGTCGATGGGCGGCACCTGGCGGATCATGCCCGACGACGACGGCGGCTGCCGGGTGATGCTGCTGCACGACTACCGTGCCGTCGGCGACGACCCGGCCGCCGTCGCCCTCATCGAGCAGGCGGTCGACCGCAACAGCCGCGCCGAACTGGCGGCGCTGAAGAACGCCGCCGAACTCGCCGGCCGGCGCGGGGAGACCACGTTCACGTTCAGCGACTCGGTGGAGATCGACGGCGCCGCCGCCGACGTCTTCGCCTTCCTCGACCGCGCCGACCGGTGGCCCGAGCGCCTGCCGCACGTGGCGCGGCTCCGGCTCACCGAGGACGAACCGGGCCTCCAGCACCTGGACATGGACACCCGAAGCCCCGACGGCTCCACCCACAACACCACGTCCGTGCGGATCTGCTTCGCCGACCGCGCGGAGATCGTCTACAAGCAGCTGCGGGTGCCCGTCGCCATGGCGGGCCACACCGGCCGCTGGGAGATCACGCCGCACGGCACCGGCGTCACCGCCACCTCCTGGCACACCGTCACCCTCGATCCGGAGGGGGTGCGCCAGACACTCGGGCCCGGGGCGACGCTCGAAGAGGCCCGCACCCTGGTGCGCAGGGCGCTGGGGACCAACAGCTCGACCACATTGCGCCACGCCAAGCAGTTCGCGGAGGAAGCACATGCCCGGACGTGA
- a CDS encoding fatty acyl-AMP ligase, translating into MNGNHDFAQLVRSRAAQTPDREALIVLPEYEGRARPEVVTYRALDEGARRLAGWLQERGAAGERVLVVHSDRRLFAISFLACLYAGALAVPVPPPDGRGHLEARLAGIVKDAAPLLALADGAGAPDVSRLLARHGHGHIPCLATEVVPASGTWQEPDLRGDTVAFLQYTSGSTREPRGVIVTHDNLLANQRAISRVLHTPPGARLGGWLPFHHDMGLIGQLLHPLWLGGSSVLLSPEAFVRRPARWLEAIGQHHVTVSGAPDFAYDLCVRRVTDEQLAGLDLSGWEIAVSGGEPVRPATLRAFAERFAPAGLRPGVLTPCYGLAEATLLVSGAPAGTERRELTADAAALETHELRAPAEDAPRRLLADCGEPADGTLLIVDPATRRPLPDGRIGEIWLRGDSVARGYWRRPAETAAAFDGTTAAGQGGHLRTGDLGTREDGRLYVTGRLKDMIVVAGRNLYPQDLETTVQRLSALFGAATAFVVPGERERVVVVQELRPGSRYDTDLAALTSAVGAALTDEYDVRAGAVLLVRPGTVRRTTSGKVERAAMRRLFLQGELRPLHQRIDPEVQELLPAGSPR; encoded by the coding sequence TTGAACGGCAACCACGACTTCGCCCAGCTCGTCCGCTCCAGGGCCGCCCAGACGCCCGACCGGGAAGCGCTGATCGTGCTGCCCGAATACGAGGGCCGGGCCCGGCCCGAAGTGGTGACCTACCGTGCGCTGGACGAGGGCGCCCGCCGCCTCGCCGGCTGGCTGCAGGAGCGCGGCGCCGCCGGCGAGCGGGTGCTGGTCGTGCACAGCGACCGCCGGCTGTTCGCCATCAGCTTCCTGGCCTGCCTCTACGCCGGCGCACTCGCCGTCCCCGTGCCGCCGCCCGACGGGCGCGGCCACCTCGAAGCCCGCCTCGCCGGCATCGTCAAGGACGCCGCGCCCCTCCTCGCGCTGGCCGACGGTGCCGGCGCACCGGACGTCTCCCGGCTGCTCGCCCGGCACGGCCACGGCCACATCCCCTGCCTCGCCACCGAGGTCGTCCCCGCGTCCGGGACCTGGCAGGAGCCGGATCTGCGGGGCGACACGGTCGCCTTCCTCCAGTACACCTCCGGCTCCACCCGCGAACCCCGCGGCGTGATCGTCACCCACGACAACCTCCTCGCCAACCAGCGGGCGATCAGCCGGGTGCTGCACACCCCGCCCGGCGCCCGCCTCGGCGGCTGGCTGCCCTTCCACCACGACATGGGCCTGATCGGCCAGTTGCTGCACCCGCTGTGGCTCGGCGGCAGCAGCGTGCTGCTCTCGCCCGAGGCGTTCGTCCGCCGCCCCGCGCGCTGGCTGGAGGCGATCGGGCAGCACCACGTCACCGTCAGCGGCGCCCCGGACTTCGCCTACGACCTGTGCGTGCGGCGGGTCACCGACGAACAGCTCGCCGGCCTGGACCTGTCCGGATGGGAGATCGCGGTCAGCGGCGGCGAGCCGGTGCGCCCGGCCACCCTGCGCGCCTTCGCCGAACGCTTCGCCCCGGCCGGCCTGCGCCCCGGGGTGCTCACCCCCTGCTACGGCCTGGCCGAGGCGACCCTGCTGGTCTCCGGCGCCCCGGCCGGCACCGAGCGCCGCGAACTGACCGCCGACGCCGCCGCCCTGGAGACGCACGAGCTGCGGGCCCCCGCCGAGGACGCGCCGCGCCGCCTGCTCGCCGACTGCGGCGAACCCGCCGACGGCACCCTGCTCATCGTCGACCCGGCCACCCGCAGGCCGCTCCCCGACGGCCGCATCGGCGAGATCTGGCTGCGCGGCGACAGCGTCGCCCGCGGCTACTGGCGCCGCCCCGCCGAGACCGCCGCCGCCTTTGACGGCACCACCGCGGCCGGCCAGGGCGGCCACCTGCGCACCGGCGACCTCGGCACCCGCGAGGACGGCCGGCTGTATGTGACCGGCCGGCTCAAGGACATGATCGTGGTGGCCGGCCGCAACCTCTATCCGCAGGACCTGGAGACCACCGTCCAGCGCCTGAGCGCCCTGTTCGGCGCCGCCACCGCCTTCGTGGTCCCCGGCGAACGCGAACGCGTCGTCGTCGTCCAGGAGCTGCGCCCCGGCAGCCGCTACGACACCGACCTGGCCGCGCTCACCTCCGCGGTCGGCGCGGCCCTCACCGACGAGTACGACGTCCGGGCCGGGGCGGTACTGCTGGTGCGGCCCGGTACGGTCCGCCGCACCACCAGCGGCAAGGTCGAACGCGCCGCGATGCGCCGGCTGTTCCTCCAGGGCGAGCTGCGGCCGCTGCACCAGCGGATCGACCCCGAGGTCCAGGAACTGCTGCCGGCCGGGAGCCCGCGGTGA
- a CDS encoding ketoacyl-ACP synthase III family protein has translation MRVDDIFIRGTATRLPSSLPIADAVADGSCPPQVARATGMLAVAHSPDESAAEMGAAAARKALARAASAPGDIALILHADTYHQGQDLWPVASYIQREAVGNTCPAIEIRQMSNGGMAALDLATSYLTAAAGRRDALLSAADRFCAPGIDRWRTDPGTPYADGASALVLSRQGGFARLRSLALLADPELEPMHRGDEPFGPAPFSHRTPVDFEEAKRAFVGRVGMSFAISRANAGQRTVVKQALADADLELAEAEWVVLPHFGRRRLEAIYYRPYGIDPARTTWEWSRTVGHLGAGDQFAGLDHLVTSGRAGPGDRVVLIGVGAGYSWGAAVVEICDRPAWATA, from the coding sequence GTGCGAGTGGACGACATCTTCATCCGGGGGACCGCGACCAGGCTGCCCTCCTCCTTACCGATCGCCGACGCCGTCGCCGACGGCAGCTGCCCGCCCCAGGTGGCCCGGGCCACCGGCATGCTGGCGGTGGCCCACTCGCCGGACGAGTCGGCCGCCGAGATGGGCGCGGCGGCCGCCCGCAAGGCTCTGGCCAGGGCCGCGTCCGCCCCGGGCGACATCGCGCTGATCCTGCACGCCGACACCTACCACCAGGGCCAGGACCTGTGGCCGGTCGCCTCGTACATCCAGCGCGAGGCGGTCGGCAACACCTGCCCGGCGATCGAGATCCGGCAGATGTCCAACGGCGGGATGGCCGCCCTGGACCTGGCCACCTCCTACCTCACCGCGGCCGCGGGCCGCCGCGACGCCCTGCTCAGCGCCGCCGACCGGTTCTGCGCGCCCGGCATCGACCGCTGGCGCACCGACCCCGGCACCCCCTACGCCGACGGCGCTAGCGCCCTGGTGCTCTCCCGGCAGGGCGGCTTCGCCCGGCTGCGGTCGCTGGCGCTGCTCGCCGACCCCGAACTGGAGCCGATGCACCGCGGCGACGAACCCTTCGGCCCGGCCCCCTTCAGCCACCGCACCCCGGTCGACTTCGAGGAGGCCAAGCGCGCCTTCGTCGGCCGGGTCGGGATGTCCTTCGCGATCAGCCGCGCCAACGCCGGCCAGCGCACCGTGGTCAAACAGGCCCTGGCGGACGCGGACCTGGAGCTGGCCGAGGCGGAGTGGGTGGTGCTGCCGCACTTCGGCCGCCGCCGGCTGGAGGCCATCTACTACCGGCCCTACGGCATCGATCCGGCCCGCACCACCTGGGAGTGGAGCCGCACCGTCGGCCACCTCGGCGCCGGTGACCAGTTCGCGGGCCTGGACCACCTCGTCACCTCGGGCCGGGCCGGGCCCGGCGACCGGGTCGTGCTCATCGGCGTCGGCGCCGGCTACAGCTGGGGCGCCGCCGTGGTGGAGATCTGCGACCGGCCCGCCTGGGCAACGGCCTGA
- a CDS encoding acyltransferase domain-containing protein encodes MHRTPPSTPPNEPDYEGWLTARLRHYLGRPVAADVAFAEYGLDSVAALSLYGDIEEEFGPLIDPTDIWDYPTVRELTRYLQLRDIRPCGGRRIRAAFVFTGQGCQHPGMTAGLYMHSTGYRGYLDEAADVLRPYTGRSVVDLILSGDRRIHRTAFTQPALFAVQYALARTLEEAGVRPVAVLGHGIGEYAAATAAGALPLADAARLVALRGAFMQYLPSSDGGMMATCAAPYEATEAIAGEPGVVIGAVNAARATVLSGERAGLERVRVRLEERGIRCTLLEVSHPFQSPLMEPMLPRFEAVARRLPGSAPQLPYYSTVHGRLTTQPLYAPYWSRQITAPVRFADAARQLLDQETPSHVVEIGPRVVLTPFVRRMGGSAGPVCLGVCRGPESNAVDLAGVLSALDAGPLSDPLVRA; translated from the coding sequence ATGCACCGCACGCCCCCGTCCACCCCGCCGAACGAACCGGACTACGAGGGCTGGCTCACCGCGCGCCTGCGGCACTACCTCGGCCGGCCCGTCGCGGCCGACGTCGCCTTCGCGGAGTACGGGCTGGACTCGGTGGCGGCGCTCAGCCTCTACGGCGACATCGAGGAGGAGTTCGGGCCGCTGATCGACCCCACCGACATCTGGGACTACCCCACCGTCCGGGAACTCACCCGCTACCTCCAGCTCCGCGACATCCGGCCCTGCGGCGGCCGGCGCATCCGCGCCGCCTTCGTCTTCACCGGCCAGGGCTGCCAGCACCCCGGGATGACCGCCGGCCTGTACATGCACTCCACCGGCTACCGCGGCTACCTCGACGAGGCCGCCGACGTCCTGCGCCCCTACACCGGCCGCTCCGTCGTCGACCTCATCCTCAGCGGCGACCGCCGCATCCACCGGACCGCGTTCACCCAGCCCGCGCTGTTCGCCGTGCAGTACGCCCTCGCCCGCACCCTGGAGGAGGCCGGGGTACGGCCGGTCGCGGTGCTCGGCCACGGCATCGGCGAGTACGCCGCGGCCACCGCCGCCGGGGCCCTGCCGCTGGCCGACGCCGCCCGGCTCGTCGCCCTGCGCGGGGCGTTCATGCAGTACCTGCCGTCCTCGGACGGCGGCATGATGGCCACCTGCGCCGCGCCCTACGAGGCGACCGAGGCGATCGCGGGCGAGCCGGGCGTCGTGATCGGCGCGGTCAACGCCGCCCGCGCGACCGTGCTGTCCGGGGAGCGCGCCGGCCTCGAACGGGTCCGCGTCCGGCTGGAGGAACGGGGCATCCGCTGCACCCTGCTGGAGGTCTCGCACCCCTTCCAGTCGCCGCTGATGGAGCCGATGCTGCCGCGCTTCGAGGCGGTCGCCCGCCGGCTGCCCGGCAGCGCCCCGCAGCTGCCCTACTACTCCACCGTCCACGGCAGGCTCACCACCCAGCCCCTGTACGCGCCCTACTGGAGCCGGCAGATCACCGCCCCGGTCCGGTTCGCCGACGCGGCACGGCAGCTCCTCGACCAGGAGACCCCCAGCCATGTCGTGGAGATCGGCCCGCGGGTGGTGCTCACCCCGTTCGTCCGGAGGATGGGCGGTTCGGCCGGCCCGGTCTGCCTGGGGGTGTGCCGCGGCCCGGAGAGCAACGCCGTCGACCTGGCCGGCGTGCTGTCCGCCCTGGACGCGGGCCCGCTCTCCGACCCGCTGGTGCGGGCCTGA
- a CDS encoding acyl-CoA carboxylase subunit epsilon: MANDIRFTVVRGRPDKAELAAVTAVLLAVLRAGETAAPAPGEPPVPRAGWSRARRAPVGWSTP; this comes from the coding sequence ATGGCCAACGACATACGGTTCACCGTGGTCCGGGGGAGACCGGACAAGGCCGAACTCGCCGCCGTCACCGCAGTGTTGCTCGCCGTGCTGCGTGCCGGCGAGACCGCCGCACCCGCGCCCGGTGAACCGCCGGTGCCCCGCGCCGGATGGAGCCGCGCGCGCCGCGCACCCGTCGGCTGGTCCACGCCATGA
- the cimA gene encoding citramalate synthase → MADQRFQLYDTTLRDGTQQEGMVLTVEDKLAVARHLDAFGVGFIEGGWPGAVPKDTEFFRRAAHEIQLHNAQLAAFGATRKPGAMVSSDPQVRALLAAGTPVVTIVAKSHPRHVELALRTTLAENLAMIGSTVRFLVHAGRRVFVDAEHYFDGYRLNREYALEVVRIAADAGAEAVVLCDTNGGGLPDRIGAVVDDTRTATGARLGIHCHDDSGCAVANTLAAVDAGADHVQGTAHGYGERCGNADLFTVTANLLLQRGLEVISLEQLREMTLSAGSIAELTGIPVRAAAPYVGAGAFTHKAGLHASALRVDPGLYQHVDPALVGNAMHTLVSDLGGRSSVELKARELGYDVEAGSEPVARAAARIKDLETRGYSFESADASFELLLREELQGAVGGPPECPFDVETWRVGVDRRPGGGTRTQASVRLRVDGVPLSAAGEGNGPVNALDRALHTALDPFFPELAALEVVDYQVRVLPGSAVAGDGSGAAARVLVTFSDGRRRWGTVGVDENTVAASWRALLDAVRYVLLSGARTGGEDRRARPTAAVAD, encoded by the coding sequence ATGGCCGACCAGCGTTTCCAGCTCTACGACACCACCCTGCGCGACGGAACGCAGCAGGAGGGCATGGTGCTCACGGTGGAGGACAAGCTCGCCGTCGCACGCCATCTGGACGCCTTCGGCGTCGGGTTCATCGAGGGGGGCTGGCCGGGTGCGGTCCCCAAGGACACCGAGTTCTTCCGCCGCGCCGCACACGAAATCCAGCTCCACAACGCCCAGTTGGCGGCCTTCGGCGCGACCCGCAAGCCGGGCGCCATGGTGTCCAGCGACCCGCAGGTGCGTGCCCTGCTCGCCGCGGGCACCCCGGTGGTGACCATCGTCGCCAAGAGCCACCCGCGCCATGTCGAACTGGCCCTGCGCACCACGCTCGCCGAGAACCTCGCCATGATCGGCAGCACGGTGCGTTTCCTCGTGCACGCCGGCCGGCGGGTCTTCGTCGACGCCGAGCACTACTTCGACGGCTACCGCCTCAACCGCGAGTACGCCCTGGAGGTGGTCCGGATCGCCGCCGACGCGGGGGCGGAGGCGGTGGTGCTGTGCGACACCAACGGCGGGGGACTGCCGGACCGGATCGGCGCGGTCGTCGACGACACCCGCACGGCGACCGGGGCCCGCCTCGGCATCCACTGCCACGACGACTCCGGCTGCGCGGTCGCCAACACCCTCGCCGCCGTCGACGCCGGCGCCGACCACGTCCAGGGCACCGCCCACGGCTACGGCGAACGCTGCGGCAACGCCGACCTGTTCACCGTCACCGCCAACCTGCTGCTCCAGCGCGGGCTGGAGGTCATCTCCCTCGAACAGCTGCGGGAGATGACCCTCTCCGCCGGGTCCATCGCCGAACTGACCGGCATCCCGGTGCGCGCCGCCGCCCCGTACGTCGGCGCCGGCGCCTTCACCCACAAGGCCGGGCTGCACGCCTCCGCACTGCGCGTCGACCCCGGCCTCTACCAGCACGTCGACCCGGCGCTGGTCGGCAACGCCATGCACACCCTCGTCTCCGACCTGGGCGGCCGCTCCTCCGTGGAGCTCAAGGCCCGTGAACTGGGCTACGACGTCGAGGCCGGCTCCGAGCCGGTCGCCCGCGCCGCCGCCCGCATCAAGGACCTGGAGACGCGCGGCTACAGCTTCGAGTCGGCCGACGCGTCCTTCGAACTGCTCCTGCGCGAGGAGCTGCAGGGGGCCGTCGGCGGACCGCCGGAGTGCCCCTTCGACGTCGAGACCTGGCGGGTCGGCGTGGACCGGCGGCCCGGCGGCGGCACCCGCACCCAGGCCTCGGTGCGGCTGCGGGTCGACGGGGTGCCGCTGAGCGCCGCCGGCGAGGGCAACGGGCCGGTCAACGCCCTGGACCGCGCGCTGCACACCGCCCTCGACCCGTTCTTCCCGGAGCTGGCCGCACTGGAGGTCGTCGACTACCAGGTGCGGGTGCTGCCCGGCAGCGCCGTGGCGGGCGACGGCAGCGGCGCGGCCGCCCGGGTGCTGGTCACCTTCAGCGACGGGCGGCGCCGCTGGGGCACCGTCGGCGTGGACGAGAACACCGTCGCCGCGTCCTGGCGGGCCCTGCTCGACGCGGTCCGCTATGTGCTGCTGTCCGGTGCGCGGACCGGCGGTGAGGACCGCCGGGCACGGCCGACCGCCGCCGTTGCCGACTGA